One genomic region from Rosa rugosa chromosome 1, drRosRugo1.1, whole genome shotgun sequence encodes:
- the LOC133722273 gene encoding receptor-like protein 44: protein MGGGCGWRSSSSNSSSSSFFHVFLLVVTLFCGAVFRQSLSDPSDEACLTHLSQSLQDPNHSLQNWTKSTFANPCSGFTSYLQGATCNNGRIYKLSLTNLSLRGSITPFLANCTNLQSLDLSSNFIAGPIPPELQSLVNLAVLNLSSNRLSGPIPPQLTLCAYLNVIDLHQNLLTGTIPQQLGLLVRLSAFDVSNNKLSGPIPSSLGNRSGSLPRFNATSFAGNKDLYGYPLPPMKTKGLSVLAIVGIGLGSGLASLVLSFTGVCIWLKITERKMALEEGKITQLMPDY from the coding sequence ATGGGTGGTGGTTGTGGTTGGAGAAGTAGTAGTAGtaatagtagtagtagtagtttCTTTCATGTCTTTCTTCTAGTTGTGACTCTGTTTTGCGGCGCGGTGTTCCGGCAGAGCCTATCAGATCCGAGCGACGAGGCATGTCTAACCCACCTGAGCCAATCCCTCCAAGACCCGAACCACTCGTTACAGAACTGGACCAAATCCACCTTCGCCAACCCATGTAGCGGCTTCACCTCTTATCTCCAAGGCGCCACCTGCAACAATGGCCGAATCTACAAGCTCTCCCTCACCAACCTCTCTCTGCGCGGCTCCATCACACCTTTTCTCGCCAATTGCACCAATCTCCAGTCCCTCGATTTGTCTTCGAACTTCATCGCCGGCCCAATCCCGCCTGAGCTACAGTCCCTGGTCAACCTCGCTGTCCTTAACCTCTCATCGAACAGGTTATCCGGCCCGATTCCGCCGCAGCTCACATTATGTGCTTACCTCAACGTCATCGACCTCCACCAGAACCTTCTCACCGGCACGATTCCCCAGCAGCTGGGTCTGCTCGTGAGGCTCTCGGCGTTTGACGTCAGCAACAACAAGCTTTCGGGTCCGATTCCGAGTTCTCTTGGCAACCGGAGCGGGAGCCTGCCGAGATTCAATGCGACGTCGTTTGCCGGGAACAAGGACCTTTATGGGTACCCTTTGCCGCCTATGAAAACCAAAGGGCTTTCGGTTCTGGCCATTGTTGGGATCGGATTGGGGAGTGGGTTAGCGAGCTTGGTGCTTAGCTTCACTGGGGTTTGTATATGGCTGAAAATCACAGAAAGGAAGATGGCTCTTGAAGAAGGCAAGATCACCCAGCTCATGCCTGATTATTGA
- the LOC133722280 gene encoding squalene epoxidase 3-like, producing MQLQKPIFQTHLPPQPSSQLFAQTHLHNHKPHLPTISLCFRKPTSPTPKSTTPESSTSSSCIPTETERRTKQGHLSSSSSSGSCNSSINSMMAIDPYVVWTFFASLLGFLLLSLLRRRNYGNATAQDKGMVQNKNKTTENHVSEECVKSSGDGDFRQEFGSGTDVIIVGAGVAGAALAHTLGKEGKRVRVIERDLTEPDRIVGELLQPGGYLKLIDLGLEDCVEEIDAQRVLGYALFKDGKNTTLSYPLEQFHSDVAGRSFHNGRFIQRMREKAATLPNVQLEQGTVTSLLEENGTITGVQYKTKDGQELQAHAPLTIVCDGCFSNLRRTLCKPQVEVPSCFVGLILENCELPFANHGHVILADPSPILFYQISSTEVRCLVDVPGQKVPPITNGAMANYLKNVVAPQLPPELHDPFISAIDKGSIRTMPNRSMPANPQPTPGALLMGDAFNMRHPLTGGGMTVALSDIVILRDLLKPLRDINDASSLCNYLESFYTLRKPVASTINTLAGALYKVFSASPDQARKEMRQACFDYLSLGGACSTGPVALLSGLNPRPLSLVLHFFAVAVYGVGRLLLPFPSPKRMWIGVRLIWSAVGIIFPIIKAEGVRQMFFPATIPACHRAPPAN from the exons ATGCAACTACAAAAGCCAATCTTCCAGACCCATCTTCCACCACAACCAAGCTCACAGCTTTTTGCTCAGACCCATCTCCATAACCATAAACCTCACCTTCCCACAATCTCTCTCTGCTTCCGTAAACCCACATCACCAACACCCAAATCAACAACACCCGAAAGCTCTACCAGTTCCAGCTGCATTCCAACAGAAACAGAGAGGAGAACCAAACAGGgccatctttcttcttcttcttcttctgggtctTGTAATTCATCGATTAATTCAATGATGGCGATCGATCCGTATGTTGTGTGGACGTTCTTTGCTTCTTTATTgggttttcttcttctctcccttCTCCGCCGACGTAATTACGGTAATGCCACCGCACAGGACAAGGGAATGgttcaaaacaagaacaagacgACCGAGAATCATGTTTCTGAAGAATGTGTGAAGAGCTCCGGCGACGGAGACTTCCGGCAGGAGTTCGGCTCCGGAACTGACGTCATCATCGTTGGCGCCGGTGTTGCTGGCGCTGCTCTTGCACACACCCTTGGCAAG GAGGGAAAACGTGTTCGTGTGATTGAAAGAGACTTGACAGAGCCGGATCGAATTGTTGGCGAACTTCTCCAGCCTGGGGGATACCTGAAGCTGATTGACTTGGGACTTGAAG ATTGTGTCGAGGAAATCGATGCTCAGCGAGTTCTTGGATATGCTCTTTTTAAGGATGGGAAGAATACTACACTGTCCTATCCCCTGGAACAGTTCCACTCAGATGTGGCGGGTAGAAGTTTCCACAATGGGCGATTCATACAGAGGATGAGAGAAAAAGCTGCTACTCTTCCCAA TGTACAACTGGAGCAAGGTACAGTCACATCCCTGCTTGAAGAAAATGGGACAATTACGGGGGTTCAGTACAAAACTAAGGATGGTCAAGAACTTCAAGCTCATGCTCCTCTTACAATTGTCTGCGATGGTTGCTTCTCAAATCTGCGCCGCACTCTTTGTAAGCCTCAG GTAGAAGTGCCCTCTTGTTTTGTGGGATTAATTTTGGAAAATTGTGAACTCCCATTTGCAAATCACGGGCATGTTATTCTTGCTGATCCATCTCCAATCCTGTTTTACCAAATCAGTAGTACAGAGGTCCGCTGTTTAGTTGATGTGCCCGGCCAGAAAGTACCTCCCATCACTAATGGAGCAATGGCTAACTATTTGAAGAATGTGGTAGCTCCACAG CTTCCACCTGAACTTCATGATCCCTTCATATCTGCAATTGACAAAGGAAGTATTAGAACTATGCCGAATAGAAGCATGCCAGCCAATCCGCAGCCAACTCCTGGAGCCCTTTTAATGGGTGATGCTTTCAATATGCGTCATCCTTTAACTGGTGGAGGAATGACTGTGGCACTATCGGACATTGTTATACTCAGGGATCTTCTTAAACCATTACGTGACATAAATGATGCTTCTTCATTGTGCAACTACCTAGAATCCTTTTATACCTTGCGCAAG CCAGTTGCATCTACAATAAACACCTTGGCAGGTGCCCTATACAAGGTGTTCTCTGCCTCCCCTGACCAAGCAAGGAAGGAGATGCGCCAAGCATGCTTTGACTATCTGAGCCTTGGAGGTGCCTGTTCAACTGGACCAGTGGCTCTGCTCTCTGGTCTAAATCCTCGCCCGCTGAGTTTAGTTCTCCATTTTTTTGCTGTTGCGGTATATGGTGTTGGACGTTTGCTTCTACCATTTCCTTCACCGAAACGCATGTGGATTGGAGTGAGATTAATCTGG aGCGCAGTAGGCATAATATTTCCCATCATCAAGGCAGAAGGTGTGAGACAGATGTTCTTTCCTGCTACTATCCCAGCTTGTCATAGGGCTCCTCCTGCTAACTGA
- the LOC133722307 gene encoding squalene monooxygenase SE1-like, producing MAKYLKNVVAPHLPPQLHDAFIFAIDKGNIRTMPNRSMPANPQPTSGALLIGDAFNMRHAFTGGGMTVALSDIVVLRDLLKPLHDLNDASSLCKYLESFYTLRKPIACTINTLACRSPVQGVLRLS from the exons ATGGCCAAGTATTTGAAGAATGTGGTAGCTCCACat CTTCCGCCTCAGCTTCATGATGCTTTCATATTCGCTATTGACAAAGGAAATATTAGAACTATGCCGAATAGAAGCATGCCAGCCAATCCACAGCCTACTTCCGGAGCTCTTCTAATCGGTGATGCTTTCAATATGCGTCATGCTTTCACTGGTGGAGGAATGACTGTGGCACTGTCTGACATTGTTGTATTGAGGGATCTTCTTAAGCCATTGCATGACCTAAACGATGCATCTTCATTATGCAAATACCTAGAATCCTTTTATACCTTACGCAAG CCAATTGCTTGTACAATAAATACCTTGGCATGCAGAAGCCCTGTACAAGGTGTTCTCAGACTCTCCTGA
- the LOC133722289 gene encoding pentatricopeptide repeat-containing protein At3g49740 has protein sequence MKFNFCREALTTITESAAEIFKVNQRLVKLNRSHCYAETLQLFTQTHSSESLRPDHYTVSVAVTACAKLRDIFFGTQLHGNAVRSGLKAYPHVANPLLSLYAKAEDLNAVRWVFDEIADPDVYSWTTLLSACVKLGHVDYACEVFDKMPHKGNVPIWNAMITGCAENGDEEVTFSLFCEMHRMGVKHDHFSVASVLSLCCLESLGFGRQVHCLVIRTGFLGRASVVNALLTMYFNCASVAEAFEVFEEAEDGVYDQITFNVMIDGLVGVGRDEEALTMFKGMQEACLRPTELTFVSVMSSCSAARVANHVHAQAIKLGFEAFTAVGNAAITMFSGCGDWQAAYLVFQTLEEKDLISWNAMISTYAQVNDSESAVLVYLQMQREGEKPDEFAYGSLLASSEYIETVQMIQAVAHKNGLILKIQVSNAMVSSYARQGQMNLAYQTFQDIKYKNLITWNAIISGFLLNGMVNEGLEQFHELLVSELSPDVYTLSIIVSMCASITSLRDGKPVHAYILKFGFSQQLCLGNALITMYAKCGVLDWSVRVFEAMNEKDIVSWNALISAYAQHGKGKEAVDCFEAMQDLSSITPEQATFTAVLSACSHAGLVDDGTRIFNSMISNYGFMPEVDHFSCIVDLLGRAGYLDEAETVINSKEIEAHPNIWWTLISSCAAHGNLRLGRIVAGYLLETEQNNPSVYVLLASIYAAAGQWEEAANVRELMNATGKAKTPGCSWINS, from the coding sequence ATGAAGTTCAACTTCTGCAGAGAGGCCTTAACAACTATAACTGAATCCGCCGCTGAAATCTTCAAGGTGAACCAGAGGCTTGTTAAGCTTAATCGCTCGCATTGTTACGCAGAGACACTCCAGCTTTTCACCCAAACCCATTCATCCGAGTCACTTAGACCAGACCACTACACGGTCTCGGTGGCCGTCACCGCCTGCGCGAAATTACGCGACATTTTTTTCGGGACCCAACTCCACGGCAACGCCGTCCGGTCCGGCCTCAAAGCCTACCCTCACGTGGCCAACCCGCTGCTCTCGCTTTATGCGAAAGCGGAAGATTTGAATGCTGTGAGATGGGTTTTTGATGAGATTGCAGACCCAGATGTTTATTCGTGGACGACGCTGCTGTCGGCTTGTGTTAAATTGGGGCATGTGGACTATGCATGTGAGGTGTTTGATAAAATGCCTCACAAGGGTAATGTGCCGATTTGGAATGCGATGATTACCGGGTGCGCCGAGAATGGGGATGAGGAGGTtacttttagtttgttttgtgaAATGCATAGGATGGGTGTTAAGCATGATCATTTTAGTGTTGCTAGTGTGTTGAGTTTGTGTTGTTTGGAGTCTCTGGGATTTGGGAGGCAGGTGCATTGTTTAGTGATTAGAACCGGGTTTTTGGGAAGAGCTTCTGTTGTGAACGCTCTGCTTACTATGTATTTTAACTGCGCAAGTGTTGCGGAGGCATTTGAGGTGTTTGAAGAAGCAGAAGATGGGGTGTATGATCAGATTACTTTTAATGTGATGATTGATGGTTTGGTGGGTGTGGGAAGAGATGAAGAGGCTTTGACAATGTTCAAAGGGATGCAAGAGGCGTGTCTTAGGCCTACTGAGCTGACTTTTGTGAGTGTCATGAGCTCATGTTCAGCTGCAAGAGTTGCTAACCATGTACATGCACAGGCGATTAAGTTGGGTTTTGAAGCTTTCACTGCTGTGGGCAATGCAGCAATTACCATGTTTTCTGGTTGTGGGGATTGGCAAGCGGCTTACCTGGTTTTTCAGACATTGGAAGAGAAGGATCTTATATCATGGAATGCCATGATCTCGACTTATGCTCAAGTGAATGACAGTGAATCAGCCGTTTTGGTTTATCTGCAAATGCAGAGGGAAGGAGAGAAACCAGATGAGTTTGCTTATGGAAGTTTGTTGGCAAGCTCTGAGTATATTGAGACCGTGCAAATGATTCAGGCTGTTGCACACAAAAATGGGCTTATCCTTAAAATCCAAGTTTCAAATGCAATGGTTTCTTCATATGCTAGGCAGGGTCAGATGAATCTAGCCTATCAGACATTCCAAGATATCAAATACAAAAATTTGATCACCTGGAATGCTATTATTTCTGGATTCCTGTTGAACGGAATGGTAAATGAAGGGTTAGAGCAATTTCATGAGCTGCTTGTGTCAGAACTCAGTCCAGATGTGTATACCCTGAGTATAATTGTAAGCATGTGTGCAAGCATAACATCCTTGAGAGATGGAAAACCAGTTCATGCCTACATTCTCAAATTTGGGTTTTCTCAACAACTGTGCTTAGGTAATGCCCTCATTACGATGTATGCTAAATGCGGGGTTTTAGATTGGTCGGTAAGAGTGTTTGAAGCAATGAATGAAAAAGATATAGTCTCCTGGAATGCCCTGATATCAGCTTATGCACAACATGGGAAAGGAAAGGAAGCTGTTGATTGTTTTGAGGCGATGCAAGACTTGTCTTCCATCACACCAGAGCAGGCGACCTTCACTGCAGTTCTTTCCGCTTGCAGTCATGCCGGTTTAGTTGATGATGGTACACGAATTTTCAATTCCATGATTAGTAATTACGGCTTTATGCCAGAAGTAGATCATTTTTCTTGTATAGTTGACCTTCTAGGTCGTGCCGGGTACCTTGATGAGGCGGAAACAGTGATAAACAGCAAGGAAATTGAAGCACATCCAAATATTTGGTGGACACTAATTAGTTCCTGTGCAGCACATGGTAATTTAAGACTAGGAAGAATAGTTGCTGGATATCTCCTTGAAACTGAACAAAATAATCCATCAGTTTATGTGCTTTTGGCAAGTATATACGCAGCCGCTGGTCAATGGGAAGAAGCAGCTAATGTGAGAGAATTAATGAACGCAACTGGGAAGGCGAAGACACCTGGATGCAGTTGGATTAATTCATAA
- the LOC133722299 gene encoding putative pentatricopeptide repeat-containing protein At5g65820, translating to MRRLYQISISVYRKPNLSISISSNPNSPLHLFHTIHKPTKQTNNHVFTERRSGLGLVRLETDPGPSPDDPTHCEFAADVEKIYRILRKFHSRVPKLELALHQSGVVLRSGLTERVLNRCGDAGNLGYRFFVWASQQPNYRPSYDVYKAMIKSLSKMRQFGAVWALLEEMRRENQELITVEMFVVLMRRFASARMVKKAVEVLDEMPKYGCEADEYAFGCLLDALCKNGNVKEAASLFEDMRVRFKPSIRHFTSLLYGWCRAGKLMEAKHVLVQMREGGFEPDIVVYNNLLGGYAQAGKMADAYELLKEMRRKGCEPNAASYTTVIQALCGQEKMEEAMRVFVEMERSGCEADVVTYTTLISGFCKWGKIVRSYEILESMVQRGFTPSQMTYLQIMLAHEKKEDLEECMELMGEMRKIGCMPDLGIYNTVIRLACKLGEVKEGVRLWNEMEEAGFSPGLDTFVIMIHGFLGQGCLIEACDYFKEMVGRGLLSGPQYGTLKELMNALLRDEKLEMAKDVWSCIVTKGCELNVYAWTIWIHALFSKGHVKEACSYCLDMMEADVMPQPDTFAKLMRGLKKLYNRQIAAEITEKVRQMAADRKITFKMYKRRGERDLNEKVKEKKDGGRKRRARKRQWPSKAKAL from the coding sequence ATGCGAAGGTTGTATCAGATATCGATCTCTGTCTACAGAAAACCCAAtctctcaatttcaatttcgtcCAATCCAAACAGCCCCTTACACCTCTTCCACACAATTCACAAACCCACCAAACAAACCAACAACCATGTATTCACCGAACGAAGATCAGGTCTCGGGTTGGTCCGTCTCGAAACCGACCCGGGACCAAGCCCAGACGACCCGACCCACTGCGAGTTCGCCGCCGACGTGGAGAAGATATACAGAATATTACGCAAATTCCACTCCCGGGTCCCCAAATTAGAGCTCGCTCTACATCAATCCGGCGTCGTTTTGCGCTCCGGCTTAACCGAGCGAGTGCTGAACCGGTGCGGCGACGCCGGAAACTTGGGGTACAGGTTCTTCGTCTGGGCCTCGCAGCAGCCCAATTACAGACCCAGTTACGATGTGTACAAGGCCATGATCAAGTCCCTGAGCAAAATGCGGCAATTCGGCGCCGTTTGGGCTCTGCTTGAGGAGATGAGGAGAGAAAATCAGGAGCTAATTACTGTGGAAATGTTTGTGGTTTTGATGCGGCGTTTCGCTTCGGCGAGGATGGTGAAGAAAGCAGTGGAGGTGCTCGATGAAATGCCCAAGTACGGGTGCGAGGCGGATGAGTATGCTTTTGGGTGCTTGCTTGATGCTCTGTGTAAAAATGGGAATGTGAAAGAAGCGGCGAGTTTGTTTGAGGATATGAGAGTTAGGTTCAAGCCTAGTATTAGGCATTTTACTTCTTTGTTGTATGGGTGGTGTAGAGCAGGGAAGCTAATGGAGGCGAAGCATGTGTTGGTGCAGATGAGGGAGGGAGGGTTCGAGCCGGACATTGTGGTGTATAACAATTTGCTTGGTGGGTATGCTCAGGCTGGGAAGATGGCTGATGCGTATGAGCTGTTGAAGGAGATGAGGAGGAAGGGTTGTGAGCCCAATGCGGCTTCGTATACGACTGTGATTCAGGCGCTTTGCGGGCAGGAGAAGATGGAGGAGGCGATGAGGGTGTTTGTGGAGATGGAGAGGAGTGGTTGTGAGGCGGATGTTGTTACTTATACTACTTTGATTAGTGGGTTTTGTAAGTGGGGGAAGATTGTGAGGAGTTATGAGATTTTGGAGAGTATGGTACAGAGAGGGTTTACGCCGAGTCAGATGACTTACTTGCAGATTATGTTGGCTCATGAGAAGAAGGAAGACCTGGAGGAGTGTATGGAATTAATGGGGGAGATGAGGAAGATTGGTTGCATGCCTGATCTTGGTATTTACAACACGGTGATTCGGTTGGCTTGCAAATTGGGGGAGGTGAAAGAAGGTGTTCGGCTTTGGAATGAAATGGAAGAAGCTGGGTTTTCTCCGGGGCTTGACACCTTTGTCATTATGATTCATGGGTTTCTCGGGCAAGGTTGTTTGATCGAAGCTTGTGATTACTTCAAAGAAATGGTTGGCAGAGGCCTTCTATCTGGGCCACAATACGGTACCTTGAAGGAGTTAATGAATGCTTTGTTAAGAGATGAGAAGCTAGAAATGGCTAAAGATGTTTGGAGTTGCATTGTGACCAAGGGTTGTGAGCTTAACGTGTATGCATGGACAATTTGGATTCATGCACTGTTTTCAAAGGGGCATGTGAAAGAGGCTTGCTCATACTGCTTGGACATGATGGAGGCAGATGTAATGCCACAGCCGGATACTTTTGCGAAGCTCATGCGTGGTTTAAAGAAACTTTATAACAGACAGATTGCTGCTGAGATCACAGAGAAGGTGAGGCAGATGGCTGCAGATAGAAAGATCACTTTCAAGATGTATAAAAGACGCGGAGAGAGGGACTTGAACGAAAAAGTTAAGGAGAAGAAGGATGGGGGAAGGAAACGGAGGGCTCGAAAACGGCAATGGCCTAGTAAAGCTAAAGCCTTATAG